TCTTTTATTTGTGCAATCATCAAACAATTCTGCTAGACTCTCTACCGATTGTNNNNNNNNNNNNNNNNNNNNNNNNNNNNNNNNNNNNNNNNNNNNNNNNNNNNNNNNNNNNNNNNNNNNNNNNNNNNNNNNNNNNNNNNNATCGAATATTGTAAAGCTGATAAATCAAATTTCTCCATTTTTACTTTTATGAcatcttttaaaaatttcaaatatcatcctttatttaatttttttcccaAATTGAATAGGCAAAATATCTGGAAGATATACTCAAAAATGACTCATTCTATAAATACAACACTCTATTTAGGCAAAGTATATTTGATTTTACATTTGTGGGTACGCTAGAAATAGGAGAACAAGCTCCTGGCTCGTAATGAATATCTGtatttgtatttttctctttgaAATATTTATCTGCATAAGCTAATCACGTCTTATTTAACACAATAATGATTGTGGGGTATGGGTAGCAACCTGGATGACAAACTACAAAAAGACGTATAATTATGCAATAAATGTAATTTCTTTTGCTGAAAAAAATAGTACCTCATTTACTAATGTGTATGGTTTTGTCGGTAAcctaatatatttatattttttaggtTAATAATGGTACAAGGATGCGATTTGCATTGGATTTGATTCTAAGACCCCACAACTTGATGCTGCATAATGTCATTGACTCTGCTACCAGGAATTACAATAAGTATAAACAAAAAGagtcaaacaaaaattaaaaattcgtaATTGTCATGTAGTCATGTTTGATTTATATTAAGAGGTGTTAGTTTCATCTCTTTTACTTAAAACAAATAATTATGCACTATATTTTCTATGgactttttttgaaaattcatgtttCTGTCTTTAATTCAATTATATTTGAATTTAGATGAAACTTAATTTTTACTCTAGCATTTCTATTCCTAGAACCACTTCTATGTTGTAAGCTAGGCAAGTCCTCATATTTAGAATATTATTAAAACTTACTAGCAAAGGATAAAACTCAttcaaatagaaataaaatttatgaaTCTCATCAATTTAAAATCTGAAGTCACACATGTCTGAATAAATGAAGGCTTCACTTTACACCCAAACTACTTCATTAAGAATTAATAAATAATTGACTCATTTTGTTCAGTGAGAAAATATCAACGATTATGAAAAACAGGAACTGTTTTCAACAAAAATCAAAGATACATGAAATAACCAAAGTTAAAATTTAGAAGTAACATCAACAATGAAACTACTATAATTTCTATTCTAACATTTGCCTTCAATATCAACTAGAGTGAAACCTGTGCAATGCGCGGAGAGGCAAATTAATTATACTTTATAATGTATTCtagtaatattatattatttaggATTCAGGATTCATTGTGAAATCAACAGATCAAGATTCAGGAGCATAATTGCACATTATTTatcagataaaataaaaaataaaaataaaacagtgCTTTGAACACAGCTTGGGAAAGCAAACGCTCAACAATATTGAACAATTTTTGTGAAGCAATTCCATGGAGCTTACTCGGAACCACAAATTCCAGTATTTTTGTTTCACTCTCCATGTAAGAGCCATGCCTCATTCTCGTATCCTGACAATTTGAATTGTCTCCAAACTTCATAACCGAGTTTTTCACCGTAATAATAATCCTGCAGATTCCTCCTGATTATTGCTTTTTTTGGTTGTCTTACTCCTCTGCTTAAGAATGCAAAGTCAAACTTCAAGTTGTTTAACTTCAAAAGCATATCCAGTGTAATTATTAGCTTCTTGTTGGTGAATAAGGTTTTAAATAGTGAAATCGTGTGTTGTTAAAAGATGATATGGAATAAAAAAATGCCTATTTTGTTTACCTCAGAAATATACATAAGCTACAAGCTTGAATTAATGAATTAAAGACCTTTGTTAGCATATGAAAATGAAGGACAAAAAGAAATAATATACAAACAAGTTTTTGTCACCACAATCTAAACTTTACTTGTTCCACAGTCATTCAGCCATCTATTTTAAAGACAGGTCAACATGCaacaattttaaaatactatGCATAGTAATTGCATACATTGAGGGGGAAACCTTTAAGATTGATGAGAATGCATATCCACAATAAAGAGATATGCTACTCAACCTCACAGCTATGGCACATAAAATTGCAAGCTTCTATAATACAAAGGCAAttgtgtaatatatatatatactcaacttcacagctatatatatatatagaaaaaaaagcaAAGGATGCATTACACTCGCACTAAACCCAAACTCTTAAATATAGTAAAACATATACTACCGAATGGGAACTTTTAAAATGGAGACAAGATTATGATTTTTTTCCCTAAAACATTAAAATGACAGAAACCTTAGGCACCTTTACCAAACTTATAAATCTATTTCAAGCATTACTTTAATGGATTCATGATACTTATGTAGGGCACCCTAAAATGAATTAGTTGCAACaataaaaacattaaaaatgAATAGTCAAGAAGCACCGATAAAACAATTACACTAGAAAAAATTGATAAGGTAAACAGACCTGgatttctattttatttctttctcttcattttcAGGTCCATCAACTTTCAGTTTCTTACTTATTTCAGCAGCTCGGGCTGCCGCTAACACTATTGCAGACTTCATGGTGGCGGATTTATTTGTAGCCTGCTGTGCAATCATGGTTTGTTGCATAAGCAGAGCTTGCTGGAATTATTGCATTGCCATAGCTTGCTGCATCATCAAAGGAAGAAATGATAAAGCAAGGAAAGATAGATAGATTGAAAATAGTATTTAGATAAatacaaataattttataataactaACTAAGTTTAGAATTCTGTTTTTAAGTTAATTTCATACTCATTTGTCATGTGGTGTTATAAAACTTAGAAATATCCATATCCTCGTCTTTGTGTCATTTTATACCTATATCTCATTTTTTATTAGAGCTTTCTACCATATGTAAATACCAAATTATATCTCTAAACTGTTCACAAAGATGGATTGAAAAATATAGTGAATTCTTGCCCCATCAGATAGCTCGGAAGTGGACATCTCTTCGTTCTTTCCGTCCACCATGGAGGAAAATGTTGTTTTCAACAAgaaaacaaaatattaataagATTGAAGGAGTTAAAAGATGTGAAGGTTGAAGAAAGGATAAAAAGTCAAACAGTAGAGAAGCATGGCAATAATGTTAATATTGGGTGTTTCTGTTTCTGGGTTTTCACAATCATCATTTTGCTTCTTCCAGCTTAAATGCCGTTACAATTTCTTTTTGGAAGCCTGTGGTGGCTGTCCTTAGCAACAAGAACAAGATGATGAGGGTCCTTTTTGAGTTGAAGCAGGGCAGTCTCGTATCTTCCACGGGCTTCCTTCTGAGCTAAGAATGGACGTGATTGTACATAAATTAACAACAACTAATATAAAATTGATgcttaagttttttattttgtcaAAATTAACAACAATTAATATAAAATCATAGAAATCAAATCAAGTTACATTAATTACAAAAATCACAACAATGctttaataattaaaatcataGAAATCACAGAGAGGGAGTTACTGGAAGGGAGAGGCTGACGATGGTGACGAAGCGCAGGATTGGTGCAAGACGGTGATGACCGATGACACAAAGAGCGACGCGACGCCggtgagagagatgagagagactGAGTTCCAgggggagaagagagagagagagatacgaagaggagagaagaacacGAGAAAATTTGAGAAGATGAAAAGGTTTCTGAAACCCAAATGAaaagaacaatttttttttgtttctcagatatatttttgttttgttgtttaaattatttaaaaatataaaattaggattagttaaattttaaagtttgattgATTTAAAAGAATATTTTTGTCTAATCGAATAAAGTAAGAATATTTAAGACTtttgtaaaattaaataaaaaatatttttttatatttttatttaattaaaagagtGTTTTAGTAAAAGTAgtgatataatatatttttttaaaaaaaaattagatattgatgtgaaaaataaattccacatgacttgttattatttgtccatatttttaACATATAGGTACATATAAATTTATCATTGTATTGAAACAAACaccttttaataaataaaaaacaagtCCGTTTGTAAGTGGAAAAGCTACTGCCACACAATCACCACCAATACCACCACCTCGCCAAGTCGCCGTCACCATCATTTTCTTCACCACAAGAAGGAGGGAGAGGAGTTGTTGCAGCTTTCGTGGTTGTGGCACACCCGAGCCACCACCTTCTTCATCAACAAAGTTCATATTTATCCCACCAACGAGTAGGATTTACTTAATAACGTGCTTAGATTTTTTTAATGCATGTGATGTATATGATGATTGCATGAGGACTATATGGACTGAATTGAGGATCAATGGTTGCTAACTTTCTAGTTTAATGATGATGCTCATGTTTGATTACTAGAAACTAGGTTTGTAAAGTTTGATGAACAAGTTAGTGGATAGAATGAAATTGTTCGAGACTAGTATTGAATATTAAGGGCTGAACTAGCAATTGGTTCAGATTTTTAGGCATTACTTGCGTGCCAAACAACCTAACATTTAATTGACAAAATCTGTGATAATGGCCTAATCAATTAGGGCTAGGTTATTAGAATTATCAACCctattattgtttaatgcttgaaaCCTTAATATAGACCTATTTTGGTAAACAGAGCAGCCTTAGTTCAACCTTTCTTTCTAAAGTTAGACAACATAGAAAAGCTTGAAGCATGGACAATTAGAAAGCTTGATTCATCATGGATGTGTGGATATAAAGTTTGCACAATTTGAATATCTTTTGTTTATATAATAGTATTTTCACCTAACACTCGTaaacaattttttattaaaatggaGAATTTCTTGAGTTAGTATGATTTGAATTGTTAATTTTCGTAAGAAATAATTGATTAGGTTTATGATAAAATCTATAAAAGTAGTTCATCAGTCTAATTCGATCATTTCTACAAAATATATCTTAACAAAAAATTGAAGAGTAAAATAGAGCGTGATTAAGTTTAATATTAGACGAAAACTCACGTCTAATTGTCTTCACGCGAGTTTatagttaaaaaattattagataataaattaattaaatttatcaaattatctaATAGTTCTTAAATATCAATTTCACGATAAACTCCACGTGAATTTCACTTTAATATTATTGACGAACATATAGAGTTTCTACTATGTGATACAATTGGGTTAGGTGGATGTAAAAAGGTTTCACCATTTTCAAATCAAAACTATAGTCTATACTCACATTTTTAACCTTCATTtacatttttcataaaaaaaaaaaaaggggtaaaACAGAAGCAATTACAGGTATAGTCACCACTTCAATTTGCAAGCTTCAAAACATAGAACTAAGACTTTTCTGAATTCTAAGCTATGAAGCATTGTTCTTGTCTTCTGAGTCTCTGTTGGCGAGCAATGAAAGCCTCTATAGTGCGTCGAAACTCATCGTTACTCATTCCATCCTCAGGATACGAACCGGAAATTCCAACATTTCCTCTGTTCTTCACCGACTCACACCTATACAGCACGTGACGCGGTTTCTCTCTCTCCACGTGCCTCAAAATATCTGATCGACACCTTCTGTACTCCTTCTTTTCCTCCAAACAAATAACCCCTTTTGTTATCTTCTCACCATGGATTTCGTTACACATTAAGCTAACCCGGTTTGCATCAACATTCTGATTACGTTTGATGCTCTCTGTTCTTTCTTTGTTTTGGTCTTTTCCgggctcatttttattttcttgaatTTCTTTGTTTATATAACTACTACTCTTTTGGATGAACTCCTCATAAAGAACAGTTTCTGAACTGTGTGTAGAGGAACCGTTACTTGAGAAATGACCAGATTGGACGAATAGTGCGACGATTATGAAGTTTCCGAGCAAGAAAACAAAGCGAGGGGTAACTACGAAGCCACCTAAATACTCGCTCGAGTTTTTGAGAGCCATTGGGAGTTTGATCGATAACCTGAAAATCAAGACCAAAACGACACAAAACTCTGCGTAATGGAACAATGTTGCGATTGTCCGGAGATGGTGATGTTTCAGGATTGTGTGGAACTTCCCTTTTCGGTGCTTGAGTGAACCCATAGTTTGAGGGCAATAAgattaaaccttaaaccctaattttttttgtattgaaTACAATTTAGTGTGCCACAGAACAAGCTAGTCATCTGAAGACATAGGATATATGTACCGCAGCTATATAAGAAACTGCAGCAGCTTCAAGGTTTGAAATCATGGAAAAAGATCGTAGAGGAAGTAAAGCTCTCATTGTTACTATGTGAAGTATTTTCTTTAGCTACGTTTCATGAGGGATGCCCTTCCTTTTATATATAGATATGTACAATTTAATCCTTATCTTTTTATCTCTTTAATGATATACTCTCTTTCAGTCATTTGGGTCCTTATAATATAATGCGCACTAAACTATATTAGCATTATATTCCTCATATTAAGCAAAGACAAATCAGGTTTTCGTCCACTAGGAAAAAGtaatgtttgattttttttgtggGGTTTCCTCCCTTAAAGAGATGCATGCCATTATTGCGGACAAGTGTTAGTCTCATTTTAGAATTTGTTCAAGACTCAAAAGTAACAATGGCAAAGTTTTAAGATAAAACGTGGAGTCtcaaatttattttcttttatattttgattAGAGGAGAGAGAACTGGTTATGGTGTATAGAAGAGTGATAGCACNNNNNNNNNNNNNNNNNNNNNNNNNNNNNNNNNNNNNNNNNNNNNNNNNNNNNNNNNNNNNNNNNNNNNNNNNNNNNNNNNNNNNNNNNNNNNNNNNNNNNNNaaaaaaaaaaaaaaaaaaaaaaaaaaaaaaaaaaaaaaaaaaaagaaaaaagaagaaatagaagagtgATATACACATAGCTTTTCTTTTACACCTCAACTTTATTTTacctttaaattaaaaaatgtaaCCACAAATAATGCATCTTAGACTCAAAATCACTTCACCTACTAATGATTGAAAAGAAAGCACAATAAAGGCTCCTTTGGTAATGTGGCAATATCTTACTGGAGTGCATGGTAGTTGGTGTACTTGGAAACCACTTGTACCTGTCACAGTTTTGTAAACCATTACTTACTCGGTAAGAAAGCGCCATGCACTAATCTTGATTTGCTTTATATTCGCCAAACACTTTGAAGGCTTCAAttcaactttctttttttttgggaCTTAGAATTCAACTTTCCGATGGTCCCTTCCTGATAGGTTTCCCTTTGATCTTCCTATTGACCCACCAATAATTCAGAAGGACACTACTTTCGGGATTCAGATTGGATGCGGCGTGTTTGAACAACTACGTTAAAGATTTAGGTATACATCGCTAAAATGGCATATGTCCTCTCTCCGAATGGGAGGTTTAGGGTTCGAGCCTCTTCTTAcgtaatttgatttaaaaaattatatataataaagatCTAATTGAAATAACATATTaatatgtttttttctttttttggttttgtTGGAAGCATGCCTCTTAAAATACTATACTTGGATTCGAACTTTAGCATTACCAAATGGTAGACAAAAACTCTTTAAAAGTATTgtaatttggatcctctaaagtttgaatttcactttaaagagtaaagtgtgatctctcaccatttattttataagtgggatcaaaaataaatatgaaagaaaaactatttaagggtagaagatcacactttactctttaaaataaaaatttaaactttatatAATCCAAATCCAAAGTATTGAGTGTATGAGTATGTAATATGAGTGAATTTGTAATATAATGCCTATAATTAGAAATGTTCAAATCCATCTCACAAAACCAAAAAAGAACGAAGATTTAGGTATAGTCTAATCATGCTTACTTTTTTTAAGTGTCAATTATTCGAATCTCACCTTGtacatataataatttattgatgAGAGACAAAACTTTAAAATAAAGTTTAGATCTATCtacgataaattaattttttatttaccgagttgaaaaatacccaaaaaaaaatgtaaaaaatcgAGTACAATACTATAGCATTTTGCAATTCTTTAGTTTTATAGTAATTTTATGGATGTTTTTATTCTCAACATTTTCAAaagttttctaaaaaaatttaacttcttatttaatttgatttttatatatatattaattagaatgataaaatatactttttatttttaaaatttttaaaaatttaaaaaatacccTTTAAcgtttaatttattataattttatcctTAATTTTAAATATGATTCAATTATATCCTTAAGGGATAATATTATTAACGGAGATGCTAAAGTGACAATTGTGTAATGATATGTCGCTGACATATGATACTCATACACTAACGTGTTAATGACACATTAACATATAATTGCCACGTCAAATATTGTCAAAGCCAGAGTATAATTGAGATTATTGAAATGTTAAAATAAAACGTTaggaataaaattgaaataaaatgtaaatgttgaaacaaaaatatttctaaacgAAAAATGATATTGATNNNNNNNNNNNNNNNNNNNNNNNNNNNNNNNNNNNNNNNNNNNNNNNNNNNNNNNNNNNNNNNNNNNNNNNNNNNNNNNNNNNNNNNNNNNNNNNNNNNNNNNNNNNNNNNNNNNNNN
The DNA window shown above is from Arachis ipaensis cultivar K30076 chromosome B08, Araip1.1, whole genome shotgun sequence and carries:
- the LOC107614410 gene encoding uncharacterized protein LOC107614410 isoform X1 codes for the protein MGSLKHRKGKFHTILKHHHLRTIATLFHYAEFCVVLVLIFRLSIKLPMALKNSSEYLGGFVVTPRFVFLLGNFIIVALFVQSGHFSSNGSSTHSSETVLYEEFIQKSSSYINKEIQENKNEPGKDQNKERTESIKRNQNVDANRVSLMCNEIHGEKITKGVICLEEKKEYRRCRSDILRHVEREKPRHVLYRCESVKNRGNVGISGSYPEDGMSNDEFRRTIEAFIARQQRLRRQEQCFIA
- the LOC107614410 gene encoding uncharacterized protein LOC107614410 isoform X2, with product MGSLKHRKGKFHTILKHHHLRTIATLFHYAEFCVVLVLIFRLSIKLPMALKNSSEYLGGFVVTPRFVFLLGNFIIVALFVQSGHFSSNGSSTHSSETVLYEEFIQKSSSYINKEIQERTESIKRNQNVDANRVSLMCNEIHGEKITKGVICLEEKKEYRRCRSDILRHVEREKPRHVLYRCESVKNRGNVGISGSYPEDGMSNDEFRRTIEAFIARQQRLRRQEQCFIA